From the genome of Candidatus Electrothrix communis, one region includes:
- a CDS encoding PEP-utilizing enzyme, with protein sequence MQDNILGKGIGVSGSALSGLAVFTEENIHQLRKEQPDVSLILIRQDTVPEDIREISMADGLLTARGGQTSHASVVATRLEKTCVVGCRDLQVFESGEYAMSNGVRISFSEPVSIDGRNGLFLKGIHRAKEEVHILPL encoded by the coding sequence TTGCAAGATAATATTCTCGGCAAGGGGATCGGAGTGAGCGGCTCTGCCTTGTCCGGTCTGGCTGTCTTTACCGAAGAAAATATTCATCAGCTCAGGAAGGAGCAGCCGGATGTTTCGCTCATTCTGATTCGTCAGGATACTGTGCCCGAGGATATCCGGGAAATTTCTATGGCCGACGGTCTTCTTACAGCTCGGGGTGGTCAGACTTCTCATGCCTCGGTAGTGGCCACCCGGCTGGAGAAGACCTGCGTGGTGGGGTGTCGCGACCTTCAGGTTTTTGAAAGCGGTGAATATGCCATGAGTAATGGCGTGCGTATCAGTTTTAGTGAACCAGTTTCTATAGATGGACGTAATGGATTGTTTCTTAAAGGGATTCATAGGGCAAAGGAGGAAGTTCATATTTTGCCGCTTTGA
- a CDS encoding PEP/pyruvate-binding domain-containing protein produces MSNQQPSGFTSKAWEANKEETASIVEIPERFRVLQEVVARYQGVATKLEHLLYEICHPYRNWQVIVTELRPFVLKNFNQYRRHEQGPVCFSLFTEIFLDALSESKKNGKVVSMAMEAMLAYADKLIASLQTDSLALYREQLDSFFDRLVCLDEVDESVMMFMVQGHHPMKKMAQHLSKIGRDNEDTSFSCAPLARLMKKILQLNYSYWLSEENPQPWFESQCGSFCSRWQTGPLLATISHDRFQEHLAALDLINIEEDSYQALSELMELPAHIDIVRLYREIPKQLTPDTDDEQEASFSENRKLFFLFRIMDTSGLYLIHEESLREINRSLIQLIRKQSFEEIEQFFVTTFHLLKANVRKYPHTSLQCIQVIGGEVFRRNNSKLVEAFLFETVRFGFQYANVMGVDEDWQPITNPAHLANIRVWLSLIMQEPKWCSTLFSALIINIKLSGTCVKDTDLFQRDITDLLNHPIMPIYNLAKQFSKLMPVFFNEIGAEGELRDVSTELDEMHKRHDVLIHFLRKQSHVESSNLIVGFIRGIFVFWITLDKEHLRPFLPDEILSQVVTEGPFIDELHVLTQRIQQELEIHSMDEVLEWKKEERNAWLAGQEDISAGERKRFSLLVRMFKLLHHKYSLGLQELHQQLHHAAQSGFPEMDSLLEVLEQGNTYACLDALLTELERLKKIILSEEKFAPKEEIYYKRHIAVDIPSVYGRYSERKFDALGLSFRLENLANIYIERLTRSINLGFITQATFIQISRCLLLFLRALKVDGITSRRLDTYTSLLSSSITMKRFTYTQHLDIVRGLSEGVKDVIYAYYTNVHQNNLSMIIPQIGQVNLLIKYRSLWEDSDMTSTIDRLSESFFRDLIATTFGLQHLDNFITRIIHTLEAQKDILDAETIDLLMTYNPEQTISSLYNENLRTHNLIHLGNKGFNLMVLAGDGKPVPPAFIITTEIFRCWRAVQSFKRARDEFMQRVRAAITTLEEQTGRFFGSPKDPLLLSVRSGSAMSMPGMMTTIHNVGLNEELVEELVAHHPEKKYFLWDNYRRFLQSWAMAGGMQREEFQEVMNAHKKQHGVSLKREFSAQQMRELALDYQAALRRHGRSAPEDPWLQLIRAVEMVLSSWNTAKAMQYRNLMDVSDDWGTAVIVQSMVYGNMSEQAGSGVLFTAHPYRKVRRVALWGDYASGDQGEDIVSGLVNSYPVSVEQAELDGRPVECTLELKFPAIYARLLRISRDLVYTKEWNPQEIEFTFEGPCAEDLYILQTRDMITVKRRSVLMSL; encoded by the coding sequence GAGATTCCTGAGCGCTTCAGGGTTCTCCAAGAGGTCGTGGCTCGATATCAGGGCGTGGCAACGAAGCTGGAGCATCTGCTTTATGAGATTTGTCACCCATATCGTAACTGGCAGGTGATTGTTACGGAATTACGGCCCTTTGTTTTGAAGAATTTTAATCAATATCGAAGGCATGAGCAGGGGCCTGTCTGTTTTTCCCTGTTTACAGAGATTTTTCTTGATGCCCTCAGTGAGTCAAAAAAAAATGGCAAGGTCGTCTCAATGGCTATGGAGGCTATGCTGGCCTATGCTGACAAGCTGATAGCCTCTTTGCAAACAGATTCCCTTGCGTTGTATCGGGAACAGCTGGATAGTTTCTTTGATAGACTGGTTTGCCTGGATGAGGTTGATGAAAGCGTGATGATGTTCATGGTCCAGGGGCATCATCCGATGAAAAAGATGGCTCAGCACCTGAGCAAAATCGGTCGCGACAACGAGGATACCTCTTTTTCCTGCGCTCCTCTTGCTCGGCTGATGAAAAAGATTCTCCAGCTTAATTACAGCTATTGGCTCAGTGAAGAGAATCCGCAGCCCTGGTTTGAATCACAATGCGGTTCGTTTTGCAGCAGATGGCAGACCGGTCCATTGTTAGCAACCATCTCGCATGATCGTTTTCAGGAGCATCTGGCGGCCCTTGACCTGATTAATATTGAGGAGGATTCCTATCAGGCGCTCAGTGAACTCATGGAACTGCCTGCTCATATCGATATTGTTCGTCTGTATCGGGAAATTCCCAAACAGTTGACCCCTGACACTGATGATGAACAAGAGGCCTCTTTTTCGGAAAACCGGAAGCTCTTTTTTCTTTTTCGGATCATGGATACCTCCGGCCTCTATTTGATTCATGAAGAAAGTCTGCGTGAGATCAACCGATCTTTGATCCAGCTCATTCGTAAACAGAGTTTTGAGGAGATAGAGCAGTTTTTTGTCACGACCTTCCACCTTCTCAAGGCCAATGTGCGCAAGTATCCGCATACCTCGCTGCAATGTATCCAGGTGATCGGCGGCGAAGTATTCAGGCGAAATAATTCCAAGTTGGTGGAGGCCTTTCTCTTTGAGACAGTCCGCTTTGGGTTCCAATATGCCAATGTCATGGGCGTGGACGAGGATTGGCAGCCTATTACTAATCCGGCCCATCTTGCCAATATTCGGGTTTGGCTGAGCCTGATTATGCAGGAACCCAAATGGTGTTCCACCCTGTTTTCCGCCCTGATTATCAATATCAAGCTTTCCGGGACCTGTGTCAAGGATACCGATCTTTTTCAGCGTGATATCACCGATCTGCTCAATCATCCCATTATGCCCATTTATAATCTGGCCAAGCAATTTTCTAAGCTGATGCCGGTCTTCTTTAACGAGATCGGGGCGGAAGGGGAGCTGCGGGATGTCTCGACAGAGCTTGATGAGATGCATAAGCGGCATGATGTCCTTATCCACTTCCTGCGCAAGCAATCTCATGTGGAATCCTCCAATCTGATTGTCGGTTTTATCAGGGGTATTTTTGTCTTCTGGATAACTCTGGACAAGGAACATCTCCGTCCTTTTCTCCCGGATGAGATTCTGAGTCAGGTGGTCACGGAGGGCCCATTTATTGATGAACTGCATGTTCTGACCCAACGGATTCAGCAGGAGTTGGAGATCCATTCCATGGACGAGGTGCTGGAGTGGAAAAAGGAAGAACGTAATGCCTGGCTTGCCGGACAGGAGGATATTTCAGCAGGGGAGCGAAAGCGCTTTAGTCTCTTGGTCAGGATGTTTAAACTCCTGCACCATAAATACAGTCTCGGCCTGCAGGAGCTGCATCAACAATTGCACCATGCAGCCCAGAGCGGCTTCCCGGAGATGGACAGCTTGTTGGAAGTCCTGGAGCAGGGAAATACCTACGCCTGTCTTGACGCCCTGCTCACCGAGTTGGAGCGATTAAAGAAGATTATCCTCAGTGAGGAGAAGTTCGCGCCCAAGGAGGAGATCTATTATAAAAGACATATCGCTGTGGATATCCCCTCGGTCTATGGCCGTTATTCCGAGCGAAAATTCGATGCCCTCGGACTGAGCTTCCGCCTGGAGAACCTGGCCAATATCTATATTGAGCGCCTGACCCGCTCTATCAACCTGGGCTTTATCACCCAAGCCACCTTTATCCAGATATCCCGATGCCTGCTCCTCTTCTTACGTGCCCTGAAGGTGGACGGCATCACCAGTCGGCGTCTGGACACCTATACCAGCCTGCTCAGTTCCTCCATCACCATGAAGCGGTTCACCTACACCCAGCATTTGGACATTGTTCGTGGCTTGTCTGAAGGGGTCAAGGATGTAATCTATGCCTATTACACCAATGTTCATCAGAATAATCTCTCCATGATTATTCCTCAGATAGGGCAGGTGAACCTGTTGATCAAGTATCGTTCGCTCTGGGAAGATTCGGACATGACTTCCACGATCGATCGTTTGTCCGAGTCCTTTTTTCGGGATCTCATTGCCACCACCTTTGGTTTGCAGCATCTGGATAACTTCATTACCCGGATTATCCATACCCTAGAGGCGCAAAAGGATATTCTGGATGCCGAGACTATTGACCTGCTTATGACCTATAATCCCGAGCAGACCATCTCCTCCTTATATAATGAAAACCTGCGGACGCATAATCTGATTCATCTCGGCAATAAGGGCTTCAATCTGATGGTCTTGGCCGGTGACGGTAAGCCGGTTCCGCCAGCCTTTATTATTACCACAGAGATTTTTCGCTGCTGGCGGGCGGTGCAGAGCTTTAAACGGGCTAGGGATGAATTTATGCAGCGGGTGCGGGCAGCGATCACCACCCTGGAAGAACAGACCGGTCGTTTTTTTGGTTCGCCAAAAGATCCCCTTCTGCTTTCTGTGCGTTCCGGATCGGCTATGTCCATGCCCGGCATGATGACGACTATTCATAATGTAGGCCTGAATGAGGAGCTGGTGGAGGAGCTGGTGGCTCATCACCCTGAGAAAAAATATTTTCTTTGGGATAATTATCGTCGTTTCCTCCAATCCTGGGCTATGGCCGGTGGTATGCAACGGGAGGAGTTTCAGGAGGTGATGAATGCCCATAAAAAACAGCATGGGGTGAGTCTGAAAAGGGAATTTTCCGCCCAGCAAATGCGGGAACTGGCCTTGGATTACCAAGCAGCCTTGCGCAGGCACGGGCGCAGTGCCCCGGAAGATCCTTGGTTGCAATTAATTAGGGCAGTGGAAATGGTACTCTCTTCCTGGAATACTGCTAAAGCTATGCAGTACCGTAATCTTATGGATGTGTCCGATGATTGGGGAACTGCCGTGATTGTGCAGTCCATGGTTTACGGCAATATGAGTGAGCAGGCGGGCAGCGGGGTTCTGTTTACAGCTCACCCTTACCGCAAGGTGCGGCGGGTTGCTTTATGGGGTGATTATGCTTCCGGCGATCAGGGCGAGGATATCGTTTCTGGTCTGGTGAACAGCTATCCTGTTTCTGTTGAGCAGGCTGAACTTGACGGTAGACCTGTCGAATGTACTTTGGAGCTGAAATTCCCAGCTATCTATGCTCGTCTGCTGCGGATTTCTCGGGATCTAGTCTATACCAAGGAGTGGAATCCGCAGGAGATCGAATTTACCTTTGAAGGTCCTTGTGCGGAGGACCTTTATATCCTTCAGACCCGTGATATGATAACGGTAAAAAGAAGGAGCGTTTTAATGTCTTTATAG